The following coding sequences are from one Methanosarcina sp. WWM596 window:
- a CDS encoding glycosyltransferase family 4 protein — MNKKLRVLFIGTYVPKECGIATFTFDLLNSVSGVHDDIHCEVIALNDPSENHNYPEEVVFQIERDKLEDYYRAADFINQSDADIVCLQHEFGLFWGNAGDYIFALLSGINKPVITTMHTVIREPEPEYRTSTEKLIQYSEKLVVMSQTAVDMLKDVYKVPDEKIEIIFHGLPDYPFDNCSKYKQMLNLKGTPLILTFGLLSQNKGIESILEALPELVSQYPDLVYLVLGATHPMVKKHNGEAYRQYLMKRVSELGLENNVVFHDKFVEKEELCNYILASDIYASPYLSREQIVSGALTYAIGMGKAIVSTPYWYAQEMLSDNRGLLVDFGDTAGFKNSLLYLIENPKECNNMRRNAYDFGRKMTWKNIGKEYNTVFSKALKHYNVSPGVQNRFNFLPDQLPEVKLDHIKLLTDDVGIIQHTNLGVPARHYGYSTDDVGRGLVALTLLIDSQEKAAELWKLITTYMSFLEHAQTDTGHFHNFMSYRREFLDEEGSEDTLGRAVYGLGHVISCPYLSKNIRTLAYTLVSKSRKQMERLSYPRAKAYTMCGLYEMLRAGVDEDSFESIFNTHRDAGRSIDSLIEDNFESIFISHADSLIDLYEANRKEGWNWFEPTVTYSNAKLSESLILAYNYTKDRTYRRVGLNTLDFLTNIQWKGEFFDIVGNQGWYSCDGEKPIFDQQPIEAGYLTQAYISAYETVRERRYLELARYSFEYFLGRNRLQTLMYDYSTGSVCDGLNCNGMNCNQGAEPVICFLMALSSLNKHADKAYSTLFQPAAIEEVLPKRKNLLSVNKAE, encoded by the coding sequence TTGAATAAGAAACTGAGAGTTTTATTTATAGGAACTTATGTTCCGAAAGAATGTGGAATTGCTACATTTACTTTTGATCTTTTGAATTCAGTATCCGGGGTGCATGACGATATACATTGTGAGGTCATCGCCCTCAATGACCCTTCTGAAAACCACAACTATCCTGAAGAGGTCGTTTTTCAAATAGAGAGGGACAAACTCGAAGATTACTACAGGGCTGCAGATTTTATAAACCAGTCCGATGCAGATATCGTATGTCTTCAACACGAATTCGGTCTTTTTTGGGGAAACGCAGGCGATTACATTTTCGCTCTTCTTTCAGGAATAAACAAGCCTGTGATTACTACAATGCACACAGTGATACGAGAACCGGAACCGGAATACCGCACATCCACGGAAAAACTCATACAATACTCAGAAAAGCTGGTAGTGATGAGCCAGACTGCAGTCGATATGTTAAAAGATGTTTATAAAGTTCCAGATGAAAAAATAGAGATCATTTTTCACGGCTTACCTGACTATCCATTTGACAACTGCAGCAAGTATAAACAAATGCTGAATCTGAAAGGGACTCCCCTTATCCTTACCTTTGGCTTGCTGAGCCAGAATAAAGGCATTGAAAGTATTCTTGAGGCTCTCCCGGAGCTTGTAAGCCAGTATCCTGACCTCGTTTACCTTGTACTGGGTGCCACCCACCCCATGGTCAAAAAACATAATGGAGAAGCATACAGGCAGTATCTTATGAAGAGGGTTTCCGAACTCGGGCTTGAGAATAACGTAGTGTTTCATGATAAATTTGTCGAAAAAGAAGAGCTCTGCAATTATATCCTTGCCAGTGACATTTACGCATCTCCCTATCTTTCCAGAGAACAGATAGTAAGCGGTGCTCTGACCTACGCGATAGGCATGGGAAAAGCAATAGTATCCACTCCTTACTGGTACGCCCAGGAAATGCTTTCCGATAATCGTGGGCTGCTTGTAGATTTCGGAGACACTGCAGGCTTTAAAAACTCGCTTTTATACTTAATCGAAAACCCAAAAGAGTGTAATAATATGCGCAGAAATGCATACGATTTTGGCAGAAAAATGACCTGGAAAAATATAGGCAAAGAATACAATACTGTGTTCAGCAAGGCTTTAAAGCACTACAATGTCTCTCCCGGAGTACAAAACAGATTTAATTTCCTTCCAGACCAGCTTCCCGAAGTAAAACTCGACCACATCAAACTGCTGACCGATGACGTGGGAATTATCCAGCATACCAATCTGGGTGTGCCTGCCCGCCACTATGGATACAGTACCGATGATGTAGGCAGAGGGCTCGTTGCCCTGACACTGCTTATCGACAGCCAGGAAAAAGCCGCAGAGCTCTGGAAGTTGATTACCACATACATGAGCTTTCTCGAACATGCCCAGACCGATACAGGGCATTTCCATAACTTTATGAGCTATAGAAGGGAGTTTCTGGACGAAGAAGGCAGTGAAGATACTCTCGGGCGCGCGGTCTATGGGCTTGGGCATGTGATAAGCTGTCCTTATCTGTCAAAAAACATACGTACGCTTGCATATACACTTGTCAGTAAATCCAGAAAGCAGATGGAAAGACTGAGTTATCCGAGAGCAAAAGCCTATACAATGTGCGGGCTGTATGAAATGCTCAGGGCAGGTGTGGATGAGGACTCTTTTGAATCCATATTTAACACACACAGGGATGCTGGCAGGTCCATAGACTCCCTTATAGAAGATAACTTTGAATCCATATTTATCAGCCATGCAGACTCTCTGATAGACCTGTATGAGGCTAACAGGAAAGAAGGCTGGAATTGGTTTGAACCCACAGTTACCTACAGCAATGCAAAACTGAGTGAATCCCTTATACTGGCGTATAACTATACCAAAGACCGAACTTACAGGAGAGTTGGGCTTAACACCCTTGACTTTCTTACGAACATCCAGTGGAAAGGCGAATTTTTCGATATTGTTGGAAATCAGGGCTGGTATTCTTGTGATGGAGAAAAACCAATTTTTGACCAGCAGCCCATCGAGGCAGGTTACCTGACTCAGGCGTATATTTCAGCTTATGAGACCGTCCGTGAGAGAAGATATCTGGAGCTTGCAAGATACTCTTTTGAATATTTCCTGGGCAGAAACCGCCTGCAAACTCTCATGTATGACTATTCAACAGGTTCGGTCTGCGACGGGCTCAACTGCAACGGGATGAACTGCAACCAGGGAGCAGAACCCGTAATCTGTTTCCTCATGGCTTTAAGCTCTTTAAATAAACATGCAGATAAAGCCTACAGTACATTATTCCAACCGGCAGCAATTGAAGAAGTCTTGCCGAAGAGAAAGAACCTGTTATCAGTAAATAAAGCAGAGTGA
- a CDS encoding glycosidase: MIWKDHGELFVRHKKNPILTIEDWPYQANSVFNPAAAIVDNKTLLLVRVEDHRGFSHLTVARSNNGVDGWEIDFEPTFAPDPVNYPEELYGVEDPRITYIDEMGKWAVAYTAYSDSGPLTSLAFTEDFRNFERIGATMPPENKDSALFPVRFNNKWAMLHRPVSSMSGAKANIWISFSPDMRHWGDHQVLLYAREGGWWDARKIGLSPQPIRTYDGWLIMYHGVRQTTSKASYRLGLALLDLEDPRKVLHRSEGWVFGPHELYERSGDVNDVVFPCGWVLIDDQIRIYYGSADTSVSMASAKISDVLEYIHGCPEEQICRVLPIGEGNMHITPE, from the coding sequence ATGATCTGGAAGGACCACGGAGAACTGTTTGTAAGGCATAAAAAAAATCCTATACTCACTATTGAAGACTGGCCATATCAGGCCAATTCGGTATTCAACCCTGCAGCCGCTATAGTTGATAATAAAACTCTATTACTGGTGCGGGTTGAAGACCACAGGGGCTTTTCTCACCTTACAGTAGCCAGAAGTAATAACGGGGTAGATGGTTGGGAGATCGACTTTGAACCAACCTTTGCCCCGGACCCTGTAAACTATCCTGAAGAGCTATACGGCGTTGAAGATCCGCGTATAACCTACATAGATGAGATGGGAAAATGGGCTGTAGCGTATACTGCTTATTCGGATTCCGGTCCCTTAACATCTCTTGCCTTTACAGAGGATTTCCGCAATTTTGAGCGGATAGGAGCTACCATGCCTCCTGAGAATAAGGATTCAGCTCTGTTTCCTGTAAGGTTTAACAACAAGTGGGCAATGTTACACAGGCCGGTCTCCTCAATGAGCGGAGCGAAGGCAAATATCTGGATCTCCTTCTCTCCGGATATGAGACACTGGGGTGATCATCAGGTTCTCCTGTATGCCCGGGAAGGAGGGTGGTGGGATGCCCGCAAAATAGGTTTATCCCCACAGCCAATTCGTACATACGACGGATGGTTAATTATGTATCATGGGGTACGCCAAACGACATCTAAAGCAAGTTATCGACTTGGGCTGGCTCTTCTTGACCTTGAAGACCCGAGGAAAGTCCTCCACAGGTCAGAAGGGTGGGTTTTCGGACCCCATGAACTTTACGAACGCAGTGGAGATGTTAATGATGTTGTTTTCCCCTGCGGATGGGTCTTAATTGACGATCAAATCCGTATTTATTACGGAAGCGCAGATACATCTGTGTCCATGGCAAGCGCAAAAATTTCCGATGTCCTGGAATATATCCATGGGTGCCCTGAAGAACAGATCTGCAGAGTTCTGCCGATCGGTGAGGGGAACATGCACATAACTCCTGAATAA
- a CDS encoding glycosyltransferase: MVSLLTEGLVKRGIDVTLFATADSHTAGKLHAVCPSPYEEDKDMIIKVYEGLHISEVFERANEFDIIHNHFDYLPLTYSGLVDTPVVTTIHGFSSRKILPVYKKYNNSTYYVSISDASRCNELDYIATVRHGIDIESFPFKERPEDYLLFISRIHRDKGAKEAIEVAKKAGMKLKMAGFIGDSEYFRNEVEPQIDDEQIIYEGHVSQEHKKELLSNARALLHMINYEEAFGLGVVEALTCGTPVIAINRGAMPELIMDGETGFLVNDVDEAVEAVQKVNSISRRKCRKSVEKRFSVGRMVDDYIRVYETILEKRKREAKRPWGFYEVLTDKPGYKVKRITVLPQEKISLQRHSHRKEHWYIISGEGVVTKNSDKIKVLAGDSVDLPIKEIHRIKNTGSQNLVFIEISQGEYIGEDDIERLEDKYGRA; this comes from the coding sequence ATGGTATCCTTATTAACTGAAGGGCTGGTGAAACGGGGCATCGATGTTACGCTGTTTGCAACAGCTGATTCGCATACTGCAGGCAAACTTCATGCAGTGTGCCCGAGTCCGTACGAAGAAGATAAAGATATGATTATAAAAGTTTATGAAGGCCTGCATATCTCAGAGGTTTTTGAAAGGGCAAATGAGTTTGACATAATCCATAACCACTTTGATTATCTTCCTCTCACTTACAGCGGACTTGTAGACACGCCTGTCGTAACAACCATACACGGCTTTTCTTCGCGGAAAATTCTGCCGGTTTATAAAAAATATAACAACAGTACTTATTACGTATCCATAAGCGATGCCTCCCGGTGCAATGAGCTGGACTATATAGCAACGGTCCGGCACGGGATAGATATCGAGAGTTTTCCATTTAAAGAGAGGCCTGAGGACTATCTTCTTTTTATCTCACGTATTCACAGGGACAAAGGCGCAAAAGAGGCAATAGAAGTTGCAAAAAAAGCAGGAATGAAGTTGAAAATGGCTGGCTTTATTGGAGACTCTGAATATTTTAGGAATGAAGTTGAGCCCCAGATCGATGACGAGCAGATAATCTATGAAGGGCATGTCTCTCAGGAGCACAAAAAGGAGCTGCTCTCAAATGCCCGTGCTCTCCTGCACATGATCAACTATGAGGAGGCTTTCGGGCTCGGGGTAGTCGAAGCCCTTACCTGCGGGACGCCCGTAATTGCAATAAATAGAGGTGCAATGCCTGAACTGATCATGGACGGAGAGACCGGATTCCTGGTAAACGATGTAGACGAAGCTGTAGAGGCTGTCCAGAAGGTTAACTCCATATCACGCAGAAAATGCCGGAAAAGCGTGGAAAAACGTTTCTCTGTTGGTCGGATGGTAGATGACTATATCAGGGTATATGAAACAATCCTGGAAAAGCGCAAACGTGAGGCAAAAAGGCCCTGGGGTTTTTATGAGGTGCTCACGGATAAGCCAGGATATAAGGTCAAACGCATTACGGTCTTGCCTCAGGAAAAAATTTCACTTCAGCGCCATTCTCACAGGAAAGAGCACTGGTATATAATCAGCGGCGAGGGGGTCGTAACTAAAAACAGTGACAAGATAAAGGTCCTTGCAGGAGATTCGGTCGATCTACCGATAAAAGAAATACATCGCATTAAAAACACAGGCAGCCAGAACCTGGTATTCATTGAGATCTCGCAGGGAGAGTATATCGGAGAGGACGATATCGAAAGGCTTGAAGATAAATACGGGAGAGCGTAA
- a CDS encoding MBL fold metallo-hydrolase, which translates to MEITFLGTGVAIPEKGRVQSGLLVSLEDKPLLVDCGSGVLSRFPDAGISHTEVDTVLLSHLHLDHVADLLPLIKANWLRGKTDMRVYGPEGTDDWFSKVIGAYEYILDEVDVDVIELSSGRKFTPEEFDCEITCATAAHSVPTLAYCVTAEDGEFVYSGDTEPCRNIMDMALEADLLIHECSFPPGTKVTNHTTPSTLAEMLEDYNKEIGSLCLTHFYPEMKGHGKEAIHRLKDYVDGEVILAEDLMKLEL; encoded by the coding sequence ATGGAGATTACATTTCTTGGCACTGGAGTTGCTATACCTGAAAAAGGTCGGGTACAGTCCGGATTACTTGTCAGTCTTGAGGACAAACCTCTGCTTGTTGATTGTGGAAGCGGCGTCTTAAGCAGGTTCCCCGATGCCGGAATCTCACATACGGAAGTAGATACCGTACTTCTATCACACCTTCACCTTGACCATGTTGCTGACCTTCTCCCCCTCATTAAAGCAAACTGGCTTAGAGGAAAAACCGATATGCGAGTGTATGGTCCTGAAGGGACTGATGACTGGTTCTCAAAGGTAATTGGAGCTTATGAGTATATTCTGGACGAAGTGGACGTGGATGTTATTGAACTCTCTTCCGGAAGGAAGTTTACACCTGAGGAGTTTGACTGTGAAATAACCTGTGCAACTGCTGCCCACAGTGTTCCGACTCTGGCATACTGCGTGACCGCAGAAGACGGAGAATTCGTATACTCAGGGGATACCGAGCCCTGCAGAAATATAATGGACATGGCACTTGAAGCCGACCTCCTGATACACGAATGCTCCTTCCCCCCCGGCACAAAAGTAACAAACCACACAACCCCAAGCACTCTGGCTGAAATGCTTGAAGACTACAACAAAGAAATCGGAAGTCTTTGCCTTACACACTTCTATCCGGAAATGAAGGGGCATGGTAAAGAAGCAATACACCGCCTCAAGGACTATGTTGACGGAGAGGTGATCCTTGCAGAAGACCTGATGAAGCTTGAATTATAA